Proteins encoded within one genomic window of Brachybacterium sp. P6-10-X1:
- a CDS encoding carbohydrate ABC transporter permease yields MSTAHPTTSDMTTMVPAVGVPAAAVPRPRGRRPTPARIVAFVILAILAVSWLTPVLWAVLTSLKPEAEAAAQPITLIPESGFTLQAYINVLSEGLVPRWAWNSLLTSALITVITVAISALAGYSLSRLRFTGRTMLITMTIASIMIPGQILIVPLFQLMLTLNLVDTYWGIILPQVVAAPMVFILKKFFDQIPFELEEAALVDGASRFRIFRSIVLPLSRPILGAVAIFVFIGAWNNFLWPFIVINDSNLMTLPTGLQTVISAYGIQYAQSMAQAVLAALPLIVVFMLFQRQIIKSVATTGITGT; encoded by the coding sequence ATGAGCACAGCACATCCCACCACGTCCGACATGACCACGATGGTGCCTGCGGTCGGGGTGCCCGCGGCAGCCGTCCCCCGACCGCGCGGACGACGTCCCACCCCGGCCCGCATCGTCGCCTTCGTGATCCTCGCGATCCTGGCGGTGTCCTGGCTGACGCCCGTGCTGTGGGCGGTGCTGACTTCGCTCAAGCCCGAGGCCGAAGCCGCCGCACAGCCGATCACGCTGATCCCCGAGAGCGGATTCACGCTCCAGGCCTACATCAACGTGCTCAGCGAGGGCCTGGTGCCGCGATGGGCGTGGAACAGCCTTCTGACCTCGGCGCTGATCACCGTTATCACGGTCGCCATCTCGGCCCTGGCCGGATACTCGCTGTCACGCCTTCGGTTCACCGGTCGCACGATGCTGATCACCATGACCATCGCCTCGATCATGATCCCGGGGCAGATCCTGATCGTCCCGCTGTTCCAGCTGATGCTGACGCTGAACCTCGTGGACACCTATTGGGGCATCATCCTTCCGCAGGTGGTCGCGGCCCCGATGGTGTTCATCCTCAAGAAGTTCTTCGACCAGATCCCCTTCGAGCTGGAGGAGGCCGCGCTGGTGGACGGAGCGAGCCGCTTCCGGATCTTCCGCTCCATCGTGCTCCCCCTCTCCCGGCCGATCCTCGGGGCGGTGGCGATCTTCGTCTTCATCGGCGCCTGGAACAACTTCCTGTGGCCGTTCATCGTCATCAACGACTCGAACCTCATGACGCTGCCGACGGGTCTGCAGACCGTGATCAGCGCCTACGGCATCCAATATGCGCAGAGCATGGCTCAGGCCGTGCTCGCCGCGCTCCCGCTGATCGTGGTGTTCATGCTGTTCCAACGTCAGATCATCAAATCCGTCGCGACCACGGGCATCACCGGCACCTGA
- a CDS encoding carbohydrate ABC transporter permease, with translation MTATDGLAAPTRASAAPSPPDRREDPSPARVRRHRAENIRGWAYMAPFLVAFGLFLIWPTIYGLWMSLTGVSLAGTKDEFIGLDNWAEALSDGQVWSSLGNTAWFTVLSTIPLVVIAMGLAVLVNLGLPGQWFWRLSFFMPFLLASTVISQFWIWMYNPQLGLINEFLGWFGLTGPAWLQDPNTAMISVVITTVWWTIGFNFLLYLAALQNIPQQLYEAAALDGAGGWRKFASITLPQLAPITVLVLVLQLLNSLKVFDQIYQMTGGGPGGATRPIMLYIYEVGFTGYRLGYASAISYIYFFLIITISIAYVVISSRRSVKA, from the coding sequence ATGACCGCCACCGATGGCCTTGCCGCCCCGACGCGTGCGAGCGCTGCACCCTCCCCTCCTGACCGGCGAGAGGATCCGTCACCGGCGCGCGTGCGCCGCCACCGCGCCGAGAACATCCGCGGCTGGGCGTACATGGCGCCGTTCCTGGTCGCCTTCGGGCTGTTCCTGATCTGGCCGACGATCTACGGGCTGTGGATGAGCCTCACCGGCGTCAGCCTGGCCGGCACCAAGGACGAGTTCATCGGTCTGGACAATTGGGCGGAGGCGCTCTCGGACGGTCAGGTGTGGAGCTCGCTGGGCAACACCGCATGGTTCACGGTGCTGTCGACGATCCCGCTGGTCGTCATCGCCATGGGGCTGGCGGTGCTGGTGAACCTGGGGCTGCCCGGCCAGTGGTTCTGGCGCCTGTCGTTCTTCATGCCGTTCCTGCTGGCATCGACCGTGATCTCGCAGTTCTGGATCTGGATGTACAACCCCCAACTGGGTCTGATCAACGAGTTCCTCGGGTGGTTCGGCCTCACCGGCCCCGCCTGGCTGCAGGACCCGAACACCGCCATGATCTCGGTGGTCATCACCACCGTGTGGTGGACGATCGGTTTCAACTTCCTGCTGTACCTGGCGGCGCTGCAGAACATTCCCCAGCAGCTGTACGAGGCGGCGGCGCTGGACGGCGCCGGTGGCTGGCGCAAGTTCGCATCGATCACCCTGCCTCAGCTGGCGCCCATCACCGTGCTGGTGCTGGTGCTGCAGCTGCTCAACTCACTGAAGGTCTTCGATCAGATCTACCAGATGACCGGTGGCGGGCCTGGTGGCGCGACCCGACCGATCATGCTCTACATCTACGAGGTCGGCTTCACCGGATACCGCCTGGGCTACGCCTCGGCGATCTCCTACATCTACTTCTTCCTGATCATCACGATCTCGATCGCCTACGTGGTGATCTCGTCCCGACGGAGTGTGAAGGCATGA
- a CDS encoding extracellular solute-binding protein → MRHVPAPSPSTALGRRRLLQGAGGLGALAGLGALSSCAGADARASDDIAFWHPMSGPDGETMGELLEGYMATGGAAEVTQTVLAAGAPYYTKLAMASAGGRAPDFAVMHASRVTAHAQGGLLDPWDLDLLAELGVTQEQFPARIWEKMEVGGDLVAVALDSHPFVLFYNTEIAKAAGVLDSSGLLMPVSTPEEFRAMALELGAQSSSGYGLSWGYLGDGVNQWRMFSTYYSQMGGTIDLPVGGRMEYQEDIAVAAIEWILSLIDGEVGNPGHDVGTAVSEFGTGSSGGYFGGVWEIGSFRDSGVPFDMTMIPGVFGEPTAYADSHTFVLPHQSNPDEQRRRTVHAVVAHLLKHSIDWAGAGHIPAFTPVIEDPAYAQLEPQSHYADAIDHLVYDPQAWFTGSGADFHNYFGDEMQNVWARRIDPLQGWNAFVARIDALLQKPTPM, encoded by the coding sequence ATGAGGCACGTACCTGCTCCCTCCCCGTCGACCGCGCTCGGCCGTCGTCGCCTGCTCCAGGGCGCCGGTGGGCTCGGCGCCCTGGCTGGTCTCGGCGCCCTGTCGAGCTGCGCCGGTGCCGACGCCCGCGCCTCCGACGACATCGCCTTCTGGCACCCGATGTCCGGACCGGACGGCGAGACCATGGGAGAACTGCTCGAGGGCTACATGGCCACCGGCGGCGCGGCCGAGGTCACACAGACCGTCCTGGCCGCCGGCGCTCCGTATTACACGAAGCTGGCCATGGCTTCGGCCGGCGGCCGCGCCCCGGACTTCGCCGTCATGCACGCCTCGCGCGTGACCGCCCACGCCCAGGGCGGATTGCTGGACCCGTGGGACCTCGACCTGCTGGCCGAACTCGGTGTGACGCAGGAGCAGTTCCCCGCTCGCATCTGGGAGAAGATGGAGGTCGGCGGTGACCTCGTGGCCGTCGCGCTGGACTCCCACCCCTTCGTCCTGTTCTACAACACCGAGATCGCGAAGGCCGCGGGCGTGCTCGATAGCAGCGGTCTGCTGATGCCGGTGAGCACCCCCGAGGAGTTCCGGGCGATGGCCTTGGAGCTCGGCGCCCAATCCTCGAGCGGGTACGGCCTGTCGTGGGGCTATCTCGGCGACGGCGTGAACCAATGGCGCATGTTCTCCACCTACTACAGCCAGATGGGCGGCACGATCGATCTGCCCGTCGGCGGGCGGATGGAGTACCAGGAGGACATCGCTGTCGCGGCGATCGAGTGGATCCTGTCCCTGATCGACGGAGAGGTCGGCAATCCCGGCCACGACGTCGGCACGGCCGTGTCCGAGTTCGGGACTGGGTCCTCCGGCGGCTACTTCGGCGGCGTGTGGGAGATCGGCAGCTTCCGCGACTCGGGGGTCCCCTTCGACATGACCATGATCCCCGGGGTGTTCGGCGAGCCGACCGCCTACGCGGATTCGCACACGTTCGTCCTGCCCCACCAGTCGAACCCGGATGAGCAGCGCCGCCGCACCGTGCACGCCGTGGTCGCCCACCTGCTGAAACATTCCATCGACTGGGCGGGGGCCGGGCACATCCCCGCCTTTACGCCGGTGATCGAGGATCCGGCGTACGCCCAGCTCGAACCGCAGTCCCATTACGCCGACGCGATCGATCACCTCGTCTACGACCCGCAGGCATGGTTCACCGGCTCGGGCGCGGACTTCCACAACTACTTCGGCGATGAGATGCAGAACGTCTGGGCACGCCGCATCGATCCTCTACAGGGGTGGAACGCCTTCGTGGCCCGCATCGACGCACTGCTCCAGAAACCGACACCGATGTGA
- a CDS encoding GxGYxYP domain-containing protein, protein MTSDRHGPLHLLPSPSRRTLLGAAALSLGLAAPAAADGPPPGRAVRWEKGRVFPTFHASGAVRVADMAELDGFDRLLLVSLQGLVNRERPEIYLIADPVDETWIPDLPVRARREEDPWNLIERYRDRIGGAVLYDMDSPHTINLATTIAGLRGGVVATAAQAEQYGLPVLEDLRGRFADDPAAVHEWAMAHLWPQCTDEILVGLPPTHNVEVDDVAWTEVLREDERVTDSSNHDMYSIDLSDQLGPDELYVRFSDAFTDDGWGPGVYSVELRVDDEVAASFTPGTDDEAPYLFDGTTSQTKEGMRFADGGNYFVYRFEVPAEASSLNIAIEMENQFVVSATDQAPTRVEPFSSFRDFPIATTALVSWLPPSGESGSQFEDLLTQVEPGTVYAGWFSDDVAGEWSGVELCSRAGVIVVAADFYMNATILSALRASTRARPAPPVTRTPENRTYLTLTFGEGDNIQYCQRHMRELWDDPARGQVPMNWTVSPLLEDIGPAVLHHFQRTAGENDLLICGPSGAGYTYGDSWPEDRFGVYTQLSGGYMSRTGLDLIFAYSTPEPGSAPPPLPTWVLEEYAADVDLRGILQTDEMGDISQPGAAVPLIGNFYPPGGVEIYRDELLAKIEADDTDGPLFISGLINAWSWTPSDVVTLVESLPEGIEVLLADEFFDLFARTA, encoded by the coding sequence ATGACGTCCGACCGGCACGGCCCGCTGCACCTGCTCCCCTCCCCTTCTCGCCGGACGCTTCTCGGGGCGGCCGCCCTCTCGCTCGGCCTCGCCGCCCCCGCAGCTGCTGACGGCCCACCACCAGGCAGGGCCGTGCGCTGGGAGAAAGGTCGCGTGTTCCCCACCTTCCACGCCTCCGGCGCGGTGCGCGTCGCCGACATGGCCGAACTCGACGGGTTCGACCGCCTCCTGCTGGTCAGCCTGCAGGGCCTGGTCAATCGCGAGCGCCCCGAGATCTACCTGATCGCCGATCCGGTCGATGAGACATGGATTCCCGACCTGCCGGTCCGCGCGCGGCGCGAGGAGGATCCGTGGAATCTGATCGAGCGCTATCGCGACAGGATCGGCGGAGCCGTGCTCTACGACATGGATTCCCCGCACACGATCAACCTCGCCACCACGATCGCGGGCCTGCGCGGTGGAGTCGTGGCGACCGCCGCGCAGGCGGAGCAGTACGGCCTCCCAGTTCTCGAGGACCTGCGCGGCCGGTTCGCCGATGATCCCGCGGCGGTCCACGAATGGGCGATGGCCCATCTCTGGCCGCAGTGCACCGACGAGATCCTGGTCGGCCTGCCGCCAACGCACAACGTCGAGGTCGACGACGTCGCGTGGACCGAGGTGCTCCGCGAGGACGAGCGCGTCACGGACTCCTCCAACCACGACATGTACTCCATCGACCTCTCCGACCAGCTCGGACCGGACGAGCTCTACGTGCGGTTCTCCGATGCCTTCACCGATGACGGCTGGGGCCCCGGCGTGTACTCCGTCGAGCTGAGGGTCGACGACGAGGTCGCCGCTTCCTTCACCCCCGGCACCGACGACGAGGCGCCGTACCTGTTCGACGGGACCACCTCCCAGACCAAGGAGGGAATGCGGTTCGCCGATGGCGGGAATTACTTCGTCTACCGCTTCGAGGTGCCCGCCGAAGCCTCGAGCCTGAACATCGCGATCGAGATGGAGAACCAGTTCGTGGTCTCCGCGACCGACCAGGCCCCCACGCGCGTGGAGCCCTTCTCCTCCTTCCGCGACTTCCCCATCGCGACCACCGCACTGGTCAGTTGGCTGCCACCGTCGGGTGAGAGCGGCTCGCAGTTCGAGGATCTGCTCACGCAGGTCGAGCCGGGCACGGTGTACGCGGGATGGTTCTCCGACGACGTCGCCGGGGAGTGGTCCGGGGTCGAGCTGTGCAGCCGAGCGGGGGTGATCGTCGTCGCCGCGGATTTCTACATGAATGCGACCATCCTCTCGGCGCTGCGAGCTTCCACCAGGGCACGTCCCGCACCGCCCGTGACCCGCACGCCCGAGAACCGCACGTATCTCACGCTGACCTTCGGCGAGGGCGACAACATCCAGTACTGCCAGCGCCACATGCGCGAGCTGTGGGACGACCCGGCCCGTGGCCAGGTGCCGATGAACTGGACCGTCTCGCCGCTGCTCGAAGACATCGGCCCCGCCGTTCTGCATCACTTCCAGCGCACCGCCGGCGAGAACGACCTGCTGATCTGCGGACCGTCGGGGGCCGGCTACACCTACGGCGATTCGTGGCCGGAGGACCGGTTCGGCGTCTATACCCAACTCTCGGGCGGCTACATGTCGCGGACCGGGCTCGATCTCATCTTCGCCTACAGCACGCCCGAGCCCGGCAGCGCCCCGCCTCCCCTGCCCACCTGGGTGCTCGAGGAATATGCCGCCGACGTCGACCTGCGCGGCATCCTCCAGACCGACGAGATGGGCGACATCTCCCAGCCCGGCGCCGCCGTGCCGCTGATCGGCAACTTCTACCCGCCCGGCGGGGTCGAGATCTATCGCGACGAGCTGCTCGCGAAGATCGAGGCGGACGACACGGACGGGCCCCTGTTCATCTCCGGATTGATCAACGCCTGGAGCTGGACTCCGAGCGATGTCGTCACCCTCGTCGAGAGCCTGCCGGAGGGCATCGAGGTCCTGCTCGCCGACGAGTTCTTCGACCTCTTCGCCCGCACCGCCTGA
- a CDS encoding ROK family transcriptional regulator — protein MAAQNPAEAAPIKRWTKRGTNLPRVADYNQMLVLDLIRRSAGISRGELVGRTGLTAQTMSNIFRRLGDEGMIRETGRVRGGSGSRRAVFEVVPSARYTVGLHIDPARLTVVMQDLAGAVVGDAVSPAPRTPDPASVLDLVETTIRSLLEDTSVPVELIAGIGVASPGPVDAAHGTVIDAPILPGWDVVELKKELELRFAIPVAVEKDNIAAVAGEVWKSSGEDENLAFIYLGSGVSAGLVLDGNIVRGAGINVGDIGHMSGDPNGPICQCGGRGCITATALPAVLVGEATGRGVLPVVDLGDAGAVENALTELCRLADEHSDSPAAEIIDRTARSFGRVCAQLANLLDLDTIVLGGPQWTALRPSFLRIIPSLVNRNYLGRTSHVVQVRGTSIGEHAGAVGAASLVMWETMFDPPKQLYIT, from the coding sequence ATGGCAGCGCAGAACCCGGCCGAGGCGGCCCCGATCAAGCGGTGGACGAAGCGAGGAACCAACCTCCCGCGCGTGGCGGACTACAACCAGATGCTCGTTCTCGACCTCATCCGCCGTTCTGCGGGCATCAGCCGGGGAGAGCTCGTGGGCCGGACGGGTCTGACCGCGCAGACGATGTCGAACATCTTCCGGCGCCTCGGCGACGAGGGCATGATCCGGGAGACCGGCCGCGTGCGCGGCGGGAGCGGTTCTCGCCGAGCCGTCTTCGAGGTGGTGCCGAGCGCGCGTTACACCGTCGGGCTCCACATCGATCCGGCACGGCTGACCGTCGTCATGCAGGATCTGGCCGGGGCCGTCGTCGGCGATGCCGTCAGCCCCGCCCCGCGCACCCCGGATCCCGCCAGCGTGCTGGACCTCGTCGAGACGACCATCCGCTCCCTGCTCGAGGACACCTCGGTGCCGGTGGAGCTGATCGCGGGAATCGGTGTCGCCTCACCGGGGCCGGTCGACGCCGCCCACGGCACGGTGATCGACGCGCCGATCCTCCCGGGATGGGACGTCGTCGAGCTCAAGAAGGAGCTCGAGCTCAGATTCGCCATCCCCGTCGCCGTCGAGAAGGACAACATCGCGGCGGTCGCGGGAGAGGTCTGGAAGTCATCGGGCGAGGACGAGAACCTGGCGTTCATCTACCTGGGCTCCGGCGTCTCCGCGGGGCTCGTGCTCGACGGGAACATCGTGCGCGGGGCAGGGATCAATGTCGGCGACATCGGCCATATGAGCGGAGATCCCAACGGCCCCATCTGCCAGTGCGGGGGCCGCGGCTGCATCACGGCGACCGCCCTGCCGGCAGTCCTGGTCGGAGAGGCCACCGGCCGCGGCGTGCTGCCGGTCGTGGACCTCGGGGATGCCGGGGCGGTGGAGAATGCCCTGACGGAGCTCTGCCGCCTGGCGGACGAGCACAGTGATTCGCCGGCCGCTGAGATCATCGATCGCACGGCGAGGAGCTTCGGGCGGGTCTGCGCGCAGCTCGCGAATCTTCTCGATCTCGACACCATCGTCCTGGGCGGACCGCAGTGGACCGCTCTGCGCCCCTCCTTCCTGCGGATCATCCCTTCTCTCGTGAACCGCAATTACCTCGGCCGCACGTCTCACGTCGTTCAGGTGCGCGGGACGTCCATCGGGGAGCACGCGGGCGCTGTCGGAGCCGCGTCCTTGGTGATGTGGGAGACCATGTTCGATCCGCCCAAGCAGCTCTACATCACCTGA
- a CDS encoding SPFH domain-containing protein produces the protein MNTFLGIGIVGFIALILVVVIVVALIVFLVIRSWIKVARADEALVISGKSQRNEDGSTSATTVVVNGRAIVNPVTQRHEVISLRQRQVNMRADAQSADNVTVSVDAVALVKIGSDSALVRRAAERFASQDEAIESFTQDQLEGVLRGVIAQQTVISLMRDRKVFSEQIAETVIPELREQGLILDSFQIRGIADDVGYIQSLGAPEIEAKRQAAEISQTNAERAVAKESIRNQEQNLVEQQALDTNKANAQSEVGRARAQAEQAEALAGEKARQDVLQQQAENKQAQLDADVKRVADAELYRRQKDAEADAYEERRQAEARAEVADADARAVKLRAEADAEAERLAGEARAAAMRAEAEALRENQEALLAQRVVDQLPTLMETFAKGYAQIGEITVVSSDGNDGDVAGKQFSGESAGALRGVFDTVQATLGLSIPDLIQGRATGTAQGEAIGEALREQSAGRPTGGAPRDGATPAPAGDAPSAPNRGADEDGTD, from the coding sequence ATGAATACATTCCTCGGCATCGGGATCGTCGGGTTCATCGCCCTGATCCTCGTCGTCGTCATCGTCGTCGCGCTGATCGTCTTCCTCGTGATCCGCAGCTGGATCAAGGTCGCCCGCGCCGACGAGGCGCTCGTGATCTCCGGCAAGAGCCAGAGGAATGAGGACGGCAGCACGTCGGCGACCACGGTCGTGGTCAACGGCAGGGCGATCGTCAATCCGGTCACCCAGCGCCACGAGGTCATCTCGCTGCGTCAGCGCCAGGTGAACATGCGTGCGGACGCCCAGTCGGCGGACAACGTGACCGTCTCCGTGGACGCCGTCGCGCTGGTCAAGATCGGCTCGGACTCCGCGCTGGTGCGCCGGGCGGCCGAGCGGTTCGCCTCCCAGGACGAGGCCATCGAATCGTTCACGCAGGACCAGCTCGAGGGTGTGCTGCGCGGCGTGATCGCCCAGCAGACGGTCATCTCCCTGATGCGCGACCGCAAGGTCTTCTCCGAGCAGATCGCCGAGACGGTGATCCCCGAGCTGCGCGAGCAGGGCCTCATCCTCGACTCCTTCCAGATCCGAGGCATCGCCGACGATGTCGGCTACATCCAGTCCCTCGGGGCGCCGGAGATCGAGGCGAAGCGCCAGGCGGCGGAGATCAGCCAGACCAACGCCGAGCGCGCCGTCGCCAAGGAGAGCATCCGCAACCAGGAGCAGAACCTCGTCGAGCAGCAGGCGCTCGATACGAACAAGGCGAACGCGCAGTCCGAGGTGGGCCGTGCACGGGCGCAGGCCGAGCAGGCGGAGGCCCTGGCCGGGGAGAAGGCCCGCCAGGATGTGCTCCAGCAGCAGGCGGAGAACAAGCAGGCGCAGCTGGACGCCGACGTCAAGCGCGTGGCCGACGCGGAGCTGTACCGCCGGCAGAAGGACGCGGAGGCGGACGCCTACGAGGAGCGCCGCCAGGCCGAGGCCCGCGCCGAGGTCGCCGACGCCGACGCCCGCGCGGTGAAGCTGCGCGCGGAGGCCGATGCCGAGGCCGAGCGCCTGGCCGGCGAGGCCCGCGCCGCCGCCATGCGCGCCGAGGCCGAGGCGCTGCGCGAGAACCAGGAGGCGCTGCTCGCCCAGCGCGTCGTCGACCAGCTGCCCACCCTCATGGAGACCTTCGCGAAGGGCTACGCGCAGATCGGCGAGATCACCGTGGTCAGCTCCGACGGCAACGACGGCGACGTGGCCGGCAAGCAGTTCTCCGGCGAGTCCGCCGGGGCCCTGCGCGGCGTGTTCGACACGGTCCAGGCGACGCTGGGCCTGAGCATCCCGGACCTCATCCAGGGGCGCGCCACCGGCACGGCCCAGGGCGAGGCGATCGGGGAGGCGCTGCGGGAGCAGTCGGCGGGTCGGCCGACCGGGGGAGCACCGCGTGACGGCGCGACCCCCGCCCCGGCCGGCGACGCGCCCTCGGCCCCGAACCGCGGAGCGGACGAGGACGGCACCGACTGA
- a CDS encoding phosphotransferase enzyme family protein encodes MMVKAVEGFGLGQVEAMVRVEGGLSNDMWRVTATSGEYAVKVMRAHAEAADFRDNIEAAYTIERNAFREGIPCPEPMPTAEGHALLRADGHWLRAHRWCEGSSPNPGDHLEDAGDLLARIHRGGGHGVRALEDQLREVGAWAALADQPGLPERLSAQLRSAAPELARLEAATAASPRLVTTYADSHGDLDPKNTLVASGRLLAVDWDAAGPRPIAREAVSLALDWAENVDDFRRVLRAYASSSGTTLPTEAWVFGGWVAALCGWLTYNVQQRADSDLGLREASETCARLLALHRALDEHVSALHII; translated from the coding sequence ATGATGGTCAAGGCGGTCGAGGGCTTCGGCCTCGGGCAGGTCGAGGCAATGGTCCGCGTCGAGGGCGGATTGTCCAACGACATGTGGCGAGTGACCGCCACGAGCGGCGAGTACGCGGTCAAGGTCATGCGGGCCCATGCTGAAGCGGCTGACTTCCGCGACAACATCGAGGCGGCCTACACGATCGAGAGGAACGCGTTTCGTGAAGGCATACCCTGCCCGGAGCCCATGCCGACCGCCGAGGGACACGCACTGCTCCGAGCGGATGGTCACTGGCTGCGAGCCCATCGCTGGTGTGAGGGCAGCAGCCCCAACCCGGGCGATCATCTCGAGGACGCCGGCGACCTGTTGGCCAGGATCCACCGAGGGGGCGGACACGGTGTCCGGGCACTTGAGGACCAGCTGCGGGAGGTCGGAGCGTGGGCGGCCTTGGCCGACCAGCCTGGACTGCCGGAACGGCTCTCCGCTCAGCTGCGGTCCGCCGCCCCGGAGCTCGCCCGCCTCGAGGCTGCGACGGCGGCGAGCCCCCGCCTGGTGACGACATACGCCGACTCCCACGGCGACCTCGATCCCAAGAACACGCTCGTCGCGTCTGGCCGGCTGCTGGCCGTCGACTGGGACGCCGCCGGCCCTCGACCGATCGCTCGAGAAGCTGTCTCCCTGGCGCTGGACTGGGCAGAGAACGTCGACGACTTCCGCCGCGTACTCAGGGCCTACGCCAGCTCCTCCGGCACGACACTGCCCACGGAGGCATGGGTCTTCGGCGGATGGGTGGCGGCGCTGTGCGGGTGGCTCACCTACAACGTCCAGCAGCGAGCAGACTCCGACCTGGGACTGCGTGAGGCATCAGAGACCTGCGCCCGACTGCTCGCGCTGCATCGTGCCCTGGACGAGCATGTCTCCGCGCTCCACATCATCTGA
- a CDS encoding alpha/beta hydrolase: MPAQYSAPLHLDYVQYTVRSDRQMVETTIRVLEPDDLEAVEHPRVLYLLPSTPELSHRSGDGLDEVLAHDLHNRHGVVAVAPTYSDWPWMTDLPDQKMFQQVLYFLEDVVGFIDRQYPDLPRLLVGYSKGGSAALQLLLRYPELFQAAAAFDSPIMKEQPDQWEMPYYWPDPEHFRDFAIPHLLRTKGHDLGAAPRIALFGYGNFGKHAPEWTYDHLSAGHELMDELGIPHLYDNDTPRKHRWDSGWLPDAVSALDRMSR, from the coding sequence GTGCCTGCGCAGTACTCCGCCCCCTTGCATCTCGACTACGTGCAGTACACCGTTCGCTCGGATCGGCAGATGGTCGAGACGACCATCCGCGTGCTCGAGCCCGACGACCTCGAGGCGGTCGAGCACCCCCGGGTCCTCTATCTGCTGCCGTCCACCCCGGAGCTGAGCCATCGCTCGGGCGATGGTCTCGACGAGGTCCTCGCCCACGACCTGCACAACCGGCATGGCGTCGTGGCGGTCGCCCCGACGTACTCCGACTGGCCGTGGATGACGGATCTTCCGGACCAGAAGATGTTCCAGCAGGTCCTGTACTTCCTCGAGGACGTGGTGGGGTTCATCGACCGGCAGTACCCGGATCTGCCGCGCCTGCTGGTCGGGTACAGCAAGGGCGGCTCCGCCGCGCTGCAGCTGCTGCTGCGCTATCCGGAGCTGTTCCAGGCGGCCGCTGCCTTCGACTCCCCGATCATGAAGGAGCAGCCCGACCAGTGGGAGATGCCGTACTACTGGCCCGATCCGGAGCACTTCCGCGACTTCGCGATCCCGCACCTGTTGAGAACGAAGGGCCACGACCTCGGGGCCGCACCACGGATCGCGCTGTTCGGATACGGGAACTTCGGCAAGCACGCCCCGGAGTGGACCTACGATCACCTCAGCGCCGGCCACGAGCTCATGGACGAGCTCGGCATCCCCCACCTGTACGACAACGACACCCCGCGAAAGCACCGGTGGGACTCCGGGTGGCTCCCGGACGCGGTGTCCGCCCTGGATCGGATGTCGCGGTGA
- a CDS encoding carbohydrate ABC transporter permease encodes MRTTEPAKHIGRTLNYLLLCLVAFVALAPILWMLSASLKSSSEILRYPPTIIPEDVQWGNYADVFALQPFAQQFVNSVVIMALVAVLTLLMSVPAGYALARIKPLASGAIFLVLLSAMFIPPEATIIPLFQYAAELGWVDTHYPLVIFTAVLVTAPIATFVMRQAFLTLPAEFEEAATIDGSSRLRTMLQIYFPLARPSLASVVVLACWYSWNQFLEPLIYLRSPEKLTVPVALTHYEDPIAGPLWGVQMAATTLSVIPVLLVFFVAQRHVVSGLTAGGLKS; translated from the coding sequence ATGAGGACGACTGAGCCCGCGAAGCACATCGGACGCACGCTGAACTATCTGCTGCTGTGCCTGGTCGCCTTCGTGGCCCTCGCACCGATCCTGTGGATGCTCAGCGCATCGCTGAAGTCCTCCAGCGAGATCCTCCGCTATCCGCCGACGATCATCCCCGAGGACGTCCAGTGGGGGAACTACGCCGACGTCTTCGCGCTGCAGCCCTTCGCGCAACAGTTCGTCAACTCGGTGGTGATCATGGCGCTGGTCGCCGTGCTCACCCTCCTGATGTCGGTCCCGGCGGGGTACGCCCTGGCGCGGATCAAGCCCCTCGCCTCCGGCGCGATCTTCCTCGTGCTGCTCAGCGCCATGTTCATCCCGCCGGAGGCGACGATCATCCCGCTGTTCCAGTACGCGGCCGAGCTCGGATGGGTCGACACGCACTATCCGCTGGTCATCTTCACCGCCGTGCTGGTCACCGCACCGATCGCGACGTTCGTGATGCGTCAGGCGTTCCTGACTCTGCCGGCCGAGTTCGAGGAGGCCGCCACCATCGACGGCTCCAGCCGGCTGCGCACCATGCTCCAGATCTACTTCCCGCTGGCGCGACCGTCGCTGGCCTCGGTGGTGGTGCTCGCCTGCTGGTACAGCTGGAACCAGTTCCTCGAACCGCTCATCTACCTGCGTTCCCCGGAGAAGCTGACGGTGCCTGTTGCTCTGACGCACTACGAGGACCCCATCGCGGGCCCGCTGTGGGGCGTGCAGATGGCGGCCACCACGCTGTCCGTGATCCCGGTGCTGCTGGTCTTCTTCGTCGCGCAGCGCCATGTGGTCTCCGGGCTCACGGCCGGCGGGCTGAAGTCCTGA